The DNA sequence taaaacaaatataaaaaatttgtgctaattagaaataataattttaatcccagaaactgaagaaagtctaaatttttatatattatatattattttctttaaaataaaatgatttattattatttatatttttgttacaaaaaaatttatttaatttttaaacaaactaaataaaaaaaaattcgcaTCCATACGATACCCCCATTAAATCTCACCTAATTACTGAGAAGATAAGTTCTTTTATGTGTATCCaccaaaaagaattttcttccTCCTtgattttttgcaaaaaaaatactgaaatttgattttgtatctaatcttttcttctcttctttgtttcttttactCCTAAATCTACCAAAACAAATGAAGTGTTAAAAGGCTTAAGACTCATAACTTTGTTTGAGACTTTGAGCTATAAATATTTGGGTGAATGAGAAAAGCTAGTGCTTTTTCACCATggcatcttatcttatctagttACATTGAGCACTTTTTACTATGTAGAAAGATATGTTGTGTAAAAAACCTTAGGAATTGGACTTGGAACAACATATTAAGCTCATTCAACCTCTCTTCCCAAATCTTCATTCAGTCATGCATTGCACTTCAAGGTGATGTTTAAATCAATATATAGTACTATAGTTGAGAACCcttaaaaaggaaattttgaaattgagactaaaataaattaaaatacgatTTGTATACCTTTGAGAGTTAGAGAACACACATACGATTCATACTAATTAGTGTACAAGGCCGAGCGTCAATGACATGTTTATTGGCTTTTGCTGTCAATAAGTTATCCCAATACATGCAAGCACCCCCATCCATTCACATGCAAGCTCTCAAGTGCATTCTATGTTATCTCAAGCACACCATTTTCCATGGTCTCCACCTTGTTGTTACAAGAAATCTTGATCTCAATGCATTTTGTGATGCGGATTGGGGTGGTGACAATGTTGATTGGAAGTCTACTGGTGCCTACATTGTTTATCTTGGCCCTAATACCATTTCATGGTCATGCAAAAAACAGTCCACAGGTGAATACCGCTCAATCGGAACCACCACATCTAAACTCTTATGGATACAACAACTTCTCATGGAGCTTCGAATCCAAATACCTAAATAGCCAAACATCTTCTCAGATAATATTGGTGCTACATATCTCTATGCAAATCCAGTGTTCTATTCACGAATGAAGTATTTAGCTATTGACTACCACTTTGTTCGTGATATTATTGTCATAGGTGAACTTACAGTGTCTCATGTACCTTCAAGTCACAACTAGCAGACTTGCTCACAAATCCTCTCTCTCGATCACAACATGAGATGTGGTGGCAGTGTTGCTCCTTGATTCTCTCCTTTAGCCCTTCATTCTAGCACCGGCTACTTATtcaaaatattgtataattaaCTGGCCATTATGGTGTTGATCTGTTGCCTTATTTTCAGTCATTTTGTTGCCTTATTTCTATTCTATCTTAATTACTAATTGCTGACACAAGCTGTTCTTTATTCTCACGTTGTAAACATGTAAAATATACAATTTGAATACACATGTTGTTATTACATTTTACAATGTTAAGGTTGTCAGAAGGATTTTATCTAAAGGATTAGTGTATAGGTCTAAACAAGTAGTTCCATTTAATCATAGTTATTCAACTAGTCTCTAGCAATTAGGAGATATTCTTGGAGAAGGTTGCCTGTTAAGCGGAAAAGTGACATCAAACGAATTTGAATCCACACccataaaaaaaagtgagagtTTGTACCGGATCCTTAATAAATGCCAACCCACATCGACTTGATATTACATATTATCAACTGCATAATTGGGAGGCATTGAACAATATATATATCTGTTAAGCCTAAACTTTTAGATAAGCATACAATCCATacattatttgatgtttttattttttaagtacacTTATTTATATGCAGGGACCCTTGTCCTTCTTTTTATTCACTGTTTGACTTGAGCATAAACTATCTTCATAATTGATAGGTACAAACACTCTGCCATTTATTCTGTTAGGGTCATCTTCTGTTTGTTTAGTCAAGTCTTCTCAACAAGTATTCCACCTGCACTTCTTTTGCAAGAGGCATTACCCAATCTCCATAAAGATCTGCAATCAAACTTGGATTTATTCTATACACAGAATTGGGTATATAGCCTGTTTCACCGATCTTCTCCACCGCGGCATATTGCTGTGCCATAATTTCTACTCTCTTCTTGACAAATTTATCCACTGTTTCATATGTCAACAACTCCAGCAACAGTTTCCTGTCCTGTGAAGCACGGATTAATGTATCGTCAGAAAATTAAGTAACATGGCCATATGTATGTATCTAGAATCACAATGGAAAATAAGATGAATCTAGGTATGCAGAAGTTTACTCTCGCTTTAATGGCGGCTTCATATTCATGAGGAGCATCTTGAAACTTCGCCTCAGCAACAAATTTTCCATAGTGGATTCTTTTAGAGATAGTCTGTAATAATGGTGGTGAAGCTCTTACACTGTtacatacatgattttgatatcAAATGTACAGAGAGTCAAAAATGAGAACTAAAGGACCACTCACTTGATGCTGTTCCACTGAGTACAGTGGCCggttatttgaaatttcttgtGAAGTGTATTAGCTGATGTTTTTTGATCAACTTTACAAAGTAGAGctagaatataaaaaatcttagCTAATTTCATATTGTTACACAGGATACTTAGTGATCCATGTTTGAGGAGTCAATTATCTAAACATTATGTTACTGTTTAGGGTATACTCTGCATTTAGGAGGCATGACTAAACTGAAATCCTTCAGCAGAAGTGATCttcttttgtaagaaaaaaatgatactaATGATTAAAACTTTGGATCCTTGGCAAGTCCTTTTTTAGGCTTGTGGAGTGCACAACCTTAGtattgggcaaccttgtctccCCCTAAACTATGCACAACCTTAGAATTGGGCAACCCTTACAAATGAATTAAGTTTCTCAGTAAAGTATACATGAAGGAAATAATCTTAAGATAAAAGGAATATGTACTGATAGTAAGGTCAAGTGCTATTATAGTAATTAATACTAGAAAAATTCCAAGGGCACAACTACAATAAGACTAATAACccaatttaaattagaaaacaaattaGGAACaacattaaattagaaaaagaacTCCTAAGATTGCTTCCTCAATGACTAATGGATATAATATAAAACCATTCATGAGCTTTTGCCTAACAACTAATAAGCTTTTAGTAGAACTAGTTCGTGACATAATATTAGAGCCTTTCTGACCAAGTGGTCTAGAGTTCAATACTTCCAGCCCCCGTTTATATAATATCATGTGAGATCGGGGACATGTTTGAGATGTAATATAAAATCAACCATGTGGCTCTTGTATGAAGGGGTGAGCTAGAAatgtaacaacaacaaaaagaaagaaaaattcatgCACCTTCACCTAACAACACAAGTTTTTATGGTATAGGATTGATGTTTGTCAGCATTAACTTCAAGGGGAGTGTTGAGAAACATTAAATACTATAATGTAATTAGGATAATATTATTGGTTAAGTAGGTGCTCATAGACTTGTAGGCTTACAAAGTGAAAGGTGTAATTGTCTTCTGCTGGTTCAAGTTTATTATAAATGACGAAATTAAGCTCATTATCATTTTGTCTCTACACTACCTAGAGCCTTATCAGtgaattttattgtaaaaatcacACTTCAGGTTCTTAGTgtttttgaaaatgataaaaaaaaaacctccatAACACAGGAAGCTTAATTAGTACCTGCAAGCAAAGAATGTCACAAGCAGCAACACATCCACAGTTATCATCATTTCCTGCTTTTACCAGTCTTGGGAGGAGATGCTTAAAATACATATTCCAAATCGTATTGTTTATATTGATGGAATCACCACAGTGATGCAGaacctagtacaaagtacaagGGAAAATGGAAGATAGATTAGTCAAAATCCAATCAGAAACACAACACATAAGCTAAATAAGAAACAtggttttcttttattgacagcTAATCAATTCAGTTAATTGAAGTAAGAAGGAGTTACCATTAGGgaataactaaaatatatggACTATGGATAAGCATTGAGAATCAAatggaagaaattaaattttataaattggttTGTATGTCCTCCATGGGCTTGGAATGACATGTGACTTGATCCAAAAAAAGCTCATTGTGCAAACCATGCAAAGTTTAGTAAACATTCTCTCAAATCTCATATATATTCTGAATTTGATCCATGAAAGTAGGCCTATAATTCTTTgttaatcaaatcaaataaaattctcTGTCTGTTTTTCTTCTccttattttactattttaatggacatatgaaaataaaattgtaaacaaattgttttctttacccatctatatatatatatgttatataaaTAAGGGAAAGATTAAATATTCTCATAAGGCTAGAAGAAGGAAACTTGTCTGtttgtcaccaaatgaatttttatcttaattaagtAACATTAACATGAAACAAGATAGAAATCCAAAACCTGAGGGTGCTGCATAGGTGGAATCATTGGCTCAGGTAAGTATTCAGGGAAGAAAGGATGCTCATCTGGCTTTTTGTATATTCCCAACTAATTCCAAAGAGAAGCCAACCAGAAACTGTTAAATCAAGACTCATTTTTATTCCATAATTTTATGGTCTCAGAATTGTAATAAGTAGTAACCTGTGCATGAAGCTTTTCAGTTTCCAGGACCATGTACTCGACCAAAGACCCGCTAAAACCGTCCACGAGGAATGCATCTTTGTCATACGCATTTGCATTGTAAGAATACTTAGCTCTCTCCAAAAGACTGACTATTATGCTATCCTCTTCCCTAATCAAAGAGTGCCTGATGCCGTCTAAAATCAAGATCTTGCTCTCATCCACCCTCTTTTTACCTGAATCTCTGTACAAAAAGAAACTGTTTAAAGTTTATTCACATGGTAGCAAAGTACTAGCCATTTCTATGGTTTAAGTGTTAAAACTTAGAATACGGGATTTCAATTACTATTATTGTGATAAACTCTTAATGCTATGGTATATGCTATAAGGAAGGGGAGGGTTAACACATCGGGGCAAGGAGAAAAGAGTGGGAAATAAAGGGAATATTTCAGCtgatagtcttttttttttaaagaacctCAGTCCTGTTCTATACtacttttttgtcaaaaaaaaaaaaaaaacaaagattcaAACTTCAATCTTCTATTTTAAGTGTTAATGGTCAAATGGGTGTGGTTGTGTGTGATGTTATTGTAGTGCAGGAGGCATCTGATGGTGACAAACGACGCAAAAtcataaaatgaatgaaaatttataaaatcttataaataaaagatatacgAATAATTAGAATAACTAtggaattctttttttaattagtgaaaTCATATAGCTGCAACTTAGAACTATATATGGTAAGTATGTTTAATAGAAAGGTGCACGTATACAAGGAAGCAGCATTACTGGCAGTCTGCGCATTGACTGCAGCATATTTTCCCTACTCCAACCTAAAATGTTGAAAAATGCAACTCTTTGCTATTACCATAGCATTTCTTTGTTTAACCCTAGTACGTTTGATTTGCATCATCCCATGCgttaatgaaatttcaaaattctaGAACATTTGTTTCCTATCACAAGATTCAAGTATATAAGGATATTACTCAAGTTTCAAAGTtcaaagaaaatgtttttatcaGTTCCCATcaagtgtgtgtgtttttatGTGTACGGtgcacacatatatatacacatgcTGACATCTATACGTATATGCATTATAAACACAAAAAGAGATTGAGAGGCCTTATGTATGCATATTTGTTCTTCAAATTAAAGCACAAGTTTTGTGGTTGCATTTTCATTAATCAATTATGAATTGAGTGAATTGAAGCCTAAAGGCAACATGCAGTAACACAAATCGTGAGATCGGTGGCATGGAAACAATCACACCCAAATGCATAATGAAATCCATAACATCTGAACCCATCAGAAATGTCTTTCGAAAGCCATAAAATTCATGAAGAAATTGCCTTATTTAGCAACAAATTAAAACAGGACATAAAATCCATGCAGTTCTATCACACCATTCACCAACAAAATTTATCATTGACAAAAATCATTGATTTTGCAGAAACATCATAAGAAATCATCGAATAAAATGAAGCGTGGGTGAAAAAAAGTACCCGAATGGAAaggaaggagaaggagaagaagaagcagcaatgACTCGAACTTGGCACCTTTTTATGGAAAGAGAGTTTTGGCGGTGAAAAATGGTGGATTTCGAAGAAAAATAGGTTATGGGTCTGCTTCCAAATCCAAGGTGGGGCTGATGCAACCGTAACACTGCTTCCATTGTTTTCTGCAAAAGCCGACAGCGACAGTGACTGACACAACTGACACAACACTTGAAGCGGTGCTGAAAAATCTTTTGCCGACACAAAATCTGCGGGGGACAGCCTACACGCACATATATATAGTACTTTTTTTTACCAggtttatgtttatatatttttttaatattgacagttaaatatttattatacattaCACATCATACTTAATTACTACTACTTACTACACCAGATCGCTAATCAACTTTTTAAACTTTGtgcttcttttatatattttcctaATTTAATCAACATAAGATtagataatattaataattaattatttggaaaataaatttttgaactAGTTTTTGAGTCTTTAAGTATTCAAGatcatttaaaatatgattttttgacCAAATTAAGTGAAAATGATACCTTTTATGCCTTGCATtaggaaaatagaaaattactaATTGATGTCGTGTTCTCTGATAATTCTTAACATGGTGCGAAATCTCCAAAAGATCCTTTTTATTATAAAGGATAAATGAGGatctcattttaaaataaagtggtGGGTAGATCTCCTTTGCCTCCAAGGTAAATCAGGGGCCTGTTCTGCTAGCAATCTTCTAAGGGTGAAGTATGAAGTTGTTAACTAACTAAGGTCATTGTTGATGATAACTATTTCAAGGAATTATGTGAGCCATAGGTGCCTTGATCATAAACTTGTTTGGTAAGAATATTGGGTATCCTACTATgcttttcaaattgaaattgTTGTGGAAAATATCCAACAAGAATTTGATTTGAGAGATGTATGGTCAAGTTTCATTCTCTAGAGAATCTTTGAAAGTCATGAGCCATGAGTCAATAGTCAAAACATGGTCACCAGATTTCATTGCGGAGATAGATACTACCGACATCACGTTTATCTAGATTAGATTTCCAAGTCTTAATATGGTGTTTTACGATATAAGCTTTATTTTTGGATTAACTCATGCTATTGGCAAATTAACCAATCAAAGTTGATATTAATACCTTGAACGTTGATATCTAGAGGAGGGTTCGCAAGGGTTTGGGTGGAGATTAATCCAAAGAAGCCAATGGAGGGAAGAGTCAACATTCAAGAACATTGGTATCATGTGGAATACTAGGGTTTACGAATATTGGGTACCCTACTATGTTTTCCAAATTGAAATCGTTATGGAAATTATCCAACAAGGATTTGATTTGAGAGATGTTCgccatttatattttatggTCAAGTTTGATTCTCTAGAGAATCGTGGAAAGCAGTGAGTCTATAGTCAAAACAGGATCATCGGATTTCATTGTGGAGGTAGATACTATCGACATCACGTTTATCTAGATTAGGTTTCATAGTCTCTTAATAGTTAATATGGTGTTTTGTGACAAAAGCTTTATTTTTGGATTAGCTTCTGTTATTGGCAAACCAATCAAAGTTGATACCAATACCTTGAACGTTGATAGCTAGAGAAGGGTTTGCAGGGATTTCTGTGGAGATTAACCTAAACAAGCCAATGGAAAGAAAAGTCAACATAAGAGAACATTGGTATCATGTGGAATACTAGGGTTTACACTTGTTATGTGGTCATTATGGTCATTGGAGTAGCGAGTATCACCTAAAACAAGAAA is a window from the Glycine max cultivar Williams 82 chromosome 2, Glycine_max_v4.0, whole genome shotgun sequence genome containing:
- the LOC100793500 gene encoding chorismate mutase 3, chloroplastic; translation: MEAVLRLHQPHLGFGSRPITYFSSKSTIFHRQNSLSIKRCQVRVIAASSSPSPSFPFGDSGKKRVDESKILILDGIRHSLIREEDSIIVSLLERAKYSYNANAYDKDAFLVDGFSGSLVEYMVLETEKLHAQLGIYKKPDEHPFFPEYLPEPMIPPMQHPQVLHHCGDSININNTIWNMYFKHLLPRLVKAGNDDNCGCVAACDILCLQTISKRIHYGKFVAEAKFQDAPHEYEAAIKARDRKLLLELLTYETVDKFVKKRVEIMAQQYAAVEKIGETGYIPNSVYRINPSLIADLYGDWVMPLAKEVQVEYLLRRLD